The following proteins come from a genomic window of Nostoc sp. ATCC 53789:
- the tmk gene encoding dTMP kinase, whose product MGGKLIVFEGVEGCGKTSQMQLCSQWLENLGVSVVVTREPGGTELGLHLRRLLLEKAEDKPVAEVTELLLYAADRSQHVEQELKPNLAAGKYILCDRYTDSTIAYQGYGRGLNMSLINQLNYIATAGLESDLTIWLDIDVEVGLARKRGDGIGLDRIEQETIAFHRRVQQGYAELAASYPSRIVRVDGSLSKEAVQQVIQGILRVHLNPDFSRIV is encoded by the coding sequence ATGGGTGGCAAATTAATTGTATTTGAAGGGGTGGAAGGCTGCGGCAAAACCAGCCAAATGCAGCTTTGTTCTCAGTGGTTGGAAAATCTGGGTGTTTCTGTGGTGGTCACTCGTGAACCAGGGGGAACAGAGTTAGGCTTACATCTTCGCCGCTTACTACTAGAGAAGGCAGAGGATAAACCAGTTGCAGAAGTGACAGAACTTTTATTGTATGCTGCTGACCGATCGCAACACGTGGAACAAGAACTTAAACCAAATCTCGCAGCAGGGAAATATATTTTATGCGATCGCTACACTGACTCTACCATTGCCTACCAAGGATATGGTCGCGGTTTGAATATGAGTTTAATCAATCAGCTTAACTATATTGCCACTGCTGGCCTAGAGAGTGACTTAACTATTTGGCTAGATATCGATGTCGAAGTTGGACTAGCCCGCAAACGGGGAGATGGAATCGGATTAGACCGCATTGAACAAGAAACAATCGCTTTTCATCGGCGCGTTCAGCAAGGATACGCAGAGTTAGCAGCATCTTATCCTTCAAGAATTGTGCGGGTAGATGGCAGCTTGAGTAAAGAAGCTGTGCAACAAGTAATTCAAGGAATTCTGCGCGTACATTTGAACCCGGATTTCTCACGCATAGTGTAG
- a CDS encoding DUF3386 domain-containing protein, whose protein sequence is MTVTQLSAQELFRAAYENRYTWDKNFPGYTANITYKQDDKVFTGKVIITGNLKAEVLDVDDEPAQKAIHGQAWEIAIHRVRRSFEDTHSANTFSYGKTDETGAVELLMGGKAEGDKYKVRNNEVCHVHRLIHGTFVTIDTFSSHDTGEGYLSHRYDSVYHDPKTGEQKGGRSEFVDEYEKVGDYFILNRREIRTETAGQISIQEFIFSDIKLLEPVAA, encoded by the coding sequence ATGACAGTTACACAACTCTCTGCTCAGGAACTTTTCCGGGCTGCTTATGAGAACCGCTATACTTGGGACAAGAATTTTCCCGGTTATACCGCAAATATTACCTATAAGCAAGATGATAAAGTATTTACAGGCAAGGTTATCATCACTGGCAATCTGAAAGCCGAAGTTTTGGATGTAGATGACGAGCCAGCCCAGAAAGCAATTCATGGTCAAGCATGGGAGATAGCGATTCACCGCGTCCGCCGCAGCTTTGAAGACACCCACAGCGCCAATACCTTTAGCTATGGCAAAACTGACGAGACTGGTGCGGTTGAGCTTTTAATGGGTGGTAAGGCTGAGGGCGATAAATACAAAGTCCGCAATAATGAAGTGTGTCATGTTCACCGTCTAATCCACGGTACTTTCGTGACAATTGACACCTTTAGCAGCCACGACACTGGGGAAGGCTACTTGTCCCACCGCTATGACTCTGTTTACCATGACCCCAAAACTGGGGAACAAAAGGGCGGTAGAAGCGAATTTGTCGATGAATATGAAAAAGTTGGTGATTATTTTATCCTAAATCGTCGGGAGATTCGTACCGAGACAGCAGGACAAATATCTATTCAGGAATTTATCTTCTCTGACATCAAATTATTAGAACCTGTTGCTGCTTAA
- a CDS encoding LuxR C-terminal-related transcriptional regulator, with amino-acid sequence MVNSLHAIFHAIANVRNEQELRLALTDKIGEHFGVQNWGIYLLDDRPTAQIDVQGIPAVCLESNPVGRYVVERHAPAHEQLLLSPGDWKHFCSRSDHEHVMTGPIVCDGRLVGTLNLARDKGNPAFNGNDLADLSALCIHLSAKMATLRTTKPQISNSLLVSPLTARELEIAELVAQGLTNSEIGEKLWITQNSVKQALKRMFRKLKVSARAEMVAKLQDIKVS; translated from the coding sequence ATGGTTAATTCTCTCCACGCCATATTTCATGCGATCGCCAATGTCCGAAATGAGCAAGAATTAAGGCTAGCTCTCACGGATAAAATTGGTGAGCATTTTGGTGTGCAAAATTGGGGTATTTATCTCCTAGACGATCGGCCAACGGCCCAAATCGATGTTCAGGGTATTCCGGCAGTATGCTTAGAAAGTAATCCAGTGGGGCGCTACGTGGTTGAGCGTCACGCTCCCGCCCATGAGCAGTTATTATTATCACCAGGAGACTGGAAGCATTTTTGCTCGCGTTCCGATCACGAACACGTAATGACTGGGCCAATTGTTTGCGATGGTCGTCTTGTAGGAACACTTAACTTGGCTCGTGATAAGGGAAATCCTGCTTTTAATGGCAACGATCTGGCTGATCTGAGTGCATTATGCATCCATTTATCAGCAAAAATGGCGACTCTACGGACGACAAAACCACAAATATCCAATTCCCTTTTAGTAAGTCCCCTAACAGCGCGTGAGTTAGAAATTGCCGAGTTAGTGGCGCAGGGGTTAACAAACTCAGAAATTGGGGAAAAACTTTGGATTACGCAAAATTCTGTCAAACAAGCTTTGAAGAGGATGTTTCGTAAGTTGAAGGTTTCGGCGCGTGCAGAAATGGTGGCAAAACTGCAAGATATCAAAGTTTCTTAG